One Bremerella sp. JC817 genomic window carries:
- a CDS encoding DUF1559 domain-containing protein: MVRRGFTLVELLVVIAIIGVLIALLLPAVQQARESARRMTCTNNLKQWGIAMHNYHDTINVLPFGATNDSNGKRHTWVVSLWPYIEQNNLAEAYDYNAAFYNSPNIIQNTFDGVTAKPVDMYYCPSMNGGRMNTSDAYWRCRVHYAVNYGNVTIPHGSPTGIEGLKAPFGFDGASGALGEKPRTSDFSGFTDGLSNTMLMAELRAHPEDSAADHRGDSINDDAAGGGFMTVLTPNSSAADGMSSSWCLDKPEIGLPCIGGNEHHAARSLHPGGVQTLMADGSVHFIAETIALDVWRAAGSMNGKETLPLP; the protein is encoded by the coding sequence GTTGAGTTGCTTGTGGTGATCGCCATTATTGGCGTCTTGATTGCCTTGCTTTTGCCCGCCGTGCAACAGGCCCGTGAGTCGGCCCGACGCATGACCTGCACCAATAATTTGAAGCAGTGGGGCATCGCCATGCACAACTATCACGACACGATTAATGTGCTGCCGTTTGGTGCGACCAACGACAGTAACGGCAAACGGCACACGTGGGTTGTCAGTCTGTGGCCCTACATCGAACAGAACAATCTGGCGGAAGCTTACGATTACAACGCAGCGTTTTATAACTCTCCGAATATCATCCAGAACACGTTCGACGGCGTCACCGCCAAGCCGGTCGACATGTACTATTGCCCCAGCATGAATGGCGGTCGGATGAACACTTCCGACGCCTACTGGCGCTGCCGCGTTCATTACGCCGTGAACTATGGGAACGTCACCATTCCGCATGGCAGCCCGACCGGGATCGAAGGTTTGAAGGCTCCATTCGGGTTCGATGGCGCCAGTGGTGCCTTAGGAGAAAAGCCTCGCACAAGCGACTTCTCCGGTTTCACCGATGGTCTTAGCAACACGATGCTAATGGCCGAACTGCGTGCCCACCCTGAAGATTCCGCCGCCGACCACCGGGGGGACTCGATCAACGACGACGCCGCAGGGGGCGGGTTCATGACCGTGCTGACGCCGAACTCTTCGGCCGCCGATGGCATGTCGTCGTCGTGGTGTCTCGATAAGCCAGAGATCGGACTGCCTTGCATTGGCGGTAACGAGCACCACGCCGCACGCAGCCTGCACCCTGGTGGCGTACAAACGTTGATGGCGGATGGTTCGGTTCACTTCATTGCGGAAACGATCGCGCTCGACGTCTGGCGAGCTGCTGGTTCGATGAACGGGAAAGAAACCTTGCCGCTGCCGTAA
- a CDS encoding HD domain-containing protein, whose amino-acid sequence MSELLEIPEVVGLLSRSDVIRIPPDQDVPLTPRVRHLVDTAEFRRLVHISQLGLVSLVFPAAHHSRFEHSLGVYRTMLLYLQRLAHVPAFTEVIEVKDAELMIVAALLHDLGHWPFCHPIEDMRLAGVPQHELFANSFLLEGEIADCLRDDWGINPRDVVSFLSEKGRTSKMKLMQSVISGPIDVDKLDYLQRDSLHAGVPYGRNFDQQRLIASLCVSEAGDKLALTGKGHTAAEMMVFARYVMFSEVYWHHAVRSATAMLQRAFFMLRPQLELDSLFRLTERPMIEAMLEAAGNGPARDLMDGLFGPMRRLYKRFFEYSQFDHPELFHQIAHQPYDWLVQLSDQFATALSRHLSRRVAPHEILIDAPPVKLEVQFNIDVLDQKSGKYRSLGDVSPMVETLAKRQFDDFVKKVRIFVHPRLEESIQSDTSIESLFIETVRSMFPESG is encoded by the coding sequence ATGAGTGAACTCCTTGAAATCCCCGAAGTGGTCGGCCTTCTATCACGTTCCGACGTGATTCGTATCCCTCCCGATCAGGACGTCCCGCTGACGCCGCGGGTTCGCCACCTAGTCGATACGGCCGAATTTCGCCGCCTGGTGCATATCAGCCAGTTGGGTTTGGTGTCGCTCGTTTTCCCGGCTGCCCATCACAGTCGGTTCGAGCACAGCCTGGGAGTTTACCGGACGATGCTGCTTTATTTGCAGCGTCTGGCCCACGTCCCGGCATTCACCGAAGTGATCGAGGTGAAAGATGCCGAGTTGATGATCGTGGCGGCGTTGCTGCACGATCTGGGGCATTGGCCCTTCTGCCATCCGATCGAAGACATGCGTCTGGCGGGGGTGCCGCAGCACGAACTATTCGCCAACAGCTTTCTGCTGGAAGGGGAAATCGCCGATTGCCTACGCGACGACTGGGGAATCAACCCGCGAGACGTGGTCAGCTTCTTATCCGAGAAAGGACGCACCAGCAAAATGAAGCTGATGCAAAGCGTCATCTCGGGGCCGATCGATGTCGATAAGCTCGATTACCTGCAACGCGATAGTCTGCACGCCGGAGTGCCTTATGGTCGTAACTTCGACCAGCAGCGTTTGATCGCCAGTTTGTGCGTCAGCGAGGCAGGCGACAAGCTCGCGCTGACCGGCAAGGGGCACACCGCCGCCGAGATGATGGTGTTTGCCCGCTATGTGATGTTCAGCGAAGTCTATTGGCATCATGCCGTGCGCAGTGCGACCGCGATGCTGCAGCGAGCGTTCTTCATGCTGCGGCCTCAATTGGAACTCGACTCGCTGTTTCGTTTGACCGAACGTCCGATGATCGAGGCAATGCTGGAAGCGGCTGGCAACGGGCCGGCCCGCGATTTGATGGATGGCTTGTTCGGACCGATGCGGCGGCTCTATAAGCGGTTCTTCGAGTACTCGCAGTTCGACCATCCAGAACTGTTTCATCAGATCGCCCACCAGCCATACGACTGGTTGGTACAGTTGAGCGATCAGTTCGCGACCGCTTTGTCGCGGCATCTGTCGCGGCGCGTCGCTCCGCACGAGATCTTGATCGACGCACCGCCGGTCAAGTTAGAAGTGCAATTCAACATCGACGTCCTCGACCAGAAGTCAGGCAAGTATCGAAGCCTGGGCGACGTTTCGCCGATGGTCGAAACGCTGGCCAAGCGGCAGTTTGACGACTTCGTGAAGAAGGTGCGGATCTTCGTCCATCCCCGTCTGGAAGAGTCGATCCAGAGCGACACTTCCATCGAGTCGTTGTTCATCGAGACCGTTCGCAGCATGTTCCCGGAGTCGGGCTAA
- the aspS gene encoding aspartate--tRNA ligase, translating to MYRTHTCGELRKSDVGQTVTLAGWVDTYRDHGGGLFVDLRDRYGKTQLVFSSDSGAETQTLSRSLRNEDVIQVIGKIEPRPDGTVNPKLSTGEIELKVEKLTILNKCKTPPFFPSQLDMPGEDLRLKHRYLDLRRQQMQQTLLLRSKIIKLMRDYFEEHKFIDVETPILGRSTPEGARDYLVPSRVHHGEFYALPQSPQLYKQILMMAGYDRYVQVARCFRDEDLRADRQPEFTQLDLEMAFCEMDDVIGIIDGLVEKVAKEVLDIEVSGPLPRMTYDEAMERFGHDAPDLRFGLEIVDATDLAAEAEFRVFKAVADAGNRVRGICAKGAADQYSRRLIDDMTSMVQDDFGAKGLAWFKVEADGTLASPIAKNFTPELLAKFKERFSAEPGDLILIVADKFEVTCKALYGLRKKLGAELKLYDPEAMHFSWIVEFPMFDYDEEEGRWVAMHHPFTAPRPQDLELLDSDPGKCRALAYDLVINGSEAGGGTIRIHDNVTQQKVFGLLGMSEEDAKERFGFLLEALQFGAPPHGGIALGIDRWVMLFGHLDNIRDCIAFPKTQRAADLMTDAPSTVDRKQLEDLAIRVLRLDELKK from the coding sequence TTGTATCGCACACACACTTGCGGCGAATTACGCAAATCCGACGTCGGCCAAACAGTCACCCTGGCCGGGTGGGTCGATACCTACCGCGACCATGGCGGCGGGTTGTTCGTCGATCTTCGCGACCGCTACGGCAAGACGCAGTTGGTGTTCAGCAGCGACAGTGGGGCCGAAACGCAGACGCTCTCTCGCTCGCTCCGCAACGAAGACGTGATCCAGGTCATCGGCAAGATCGAACCACGTCCTGATGGCACGGTGAACCCGAAGCTGTCGACCGGCGAGATCGAACTGAAGGTCGAAAAGCTGACCATCTTGAACAAGTGCAAGACGCCACCGTTCTTCCCCAGCCAGCTCGACATGCCCGGCGAAGACCTTCGCTTGAAGCATCGCTATCTCGACCTGCGTCGTCAGCAAATGCAGCAGACGCTGTTGCTGCGTAGCAAGATCATCAAGCTGATGCGGGACTACTTCGAAGAACACAAGTTCATCGATGTCGAAACGCCGATCCTCGGCCGTAGCACTCCGGAAGGTGCACGCGATTACCTGGTGCCAAGCCGTGTGCACCATGGCGAGTTCTACGCATTGCCTCAGTCGCCACAGCTTTACAAGCAGATCCTGATGATGGCTGGTTACGACCGCTATGTTCAGGTCGCCCGCTGTTTCCGCGACGAAGACCTGCGAGCCGACCGTCAGCCCGAGTTCACTCAGCTCGACTTGGAAATGGCGTTCTGCGAAATGGACGACGTCATCGGTATCATCGATGGCCTGGTCGAGAAGGTCGCCAAGGAAGTTCTGGACATCGAAGTCAGCGGTCCGCTGCCACGCATGACCTATGACGAAGCCATGGAACGCTTCGGTCACGACGCCCCCGACCTGCGATTTGGTCTGGAAATCGTCGATGCGACCGACCTGGCTGCTGAAGCCGAGTTCCGCGTCTTCAAGGCGGTGGCTGACGCTGGCAATCGTGTCCGTGGTATTTGTGCCAAGGGTGCTGCCGATCAGTACTCGCGTCGCTTGATCGACGACATGACCTCGATGGTTCAAGACGACTTCGGTGCCAAGGGGCTTGCCTGGTTCAAGGTCGAAGCGGACGGCACGCTGGCCTCGCCGATCGCCAAGAACTTCACGCCAGAGCTGCTGGCGAAGTTCAAGGAACGTTTCTCGGCCGAGCCGGGCGACTTGATCCTGATCGTGGCCGACAAGTTCGAGGTGACCTGCAAGGCTTTGTACGGCCTGCGTAAGAAGCTGGGTGCCGAACTGAAGTTGTACGATCCCGAAGCGATGCACTTCAGCTGGATCGTCGAGTTCCCGATGTTCGACTACGACGAAGAGGAAGGTCGCTGGGTTGCCATGCATCATCCTTTCACCGCTCCACGTCCGCAAGACCTCGAACTGCTCGACAGCGATCCGGGCAAGTGCCGTGCCCTGGCCTACGACCTGGTGATCAACGGCAGCGAAGCAGGTGGTGGAACGATTCGTATCCACGACAACGTCACCCAGCAAAAGGTGTTCGGCCTGCTGGGGATGAGCGAAGAAGACGCCAAAGAACGTTTCGGCTTCCTGCTGGAAGCGCTTCAGTTTGGTGCTCCTCCGCACGGCGGTATCGCTTTGGGTATCGACCGCTGGGTGATGCTGTTTGGTCACCTGGACAACATTCGCGACTGCATCGCGTTCCCCAAGACGCAGCGTGCTGCCGACTTGATGACCGACGCTCCGAGCACGGTCGATCGCAAGCAGTTGGAAGACCTGGCGATCCGGGTTTTACGGCTCGACGAACTGAAGAAGTAG
- a CDS encoding DUF1559 domain-containing protein has product MSGPSRRSMRRLAFTLVELLVVIAIIGVLIALLLPAVQQARESARRMQCSNRMKQVGLAMHNYHDSFGAFPAQQMQVLPSRPSGFVALLPYIEQYAVYERAKSASTPFGTADWNPAEQNTSISELFCPSDPYLGSRAGVNGRKPRSYHFCVGDSIRNNHTTTSSKRGMFAPEVNMAFRDLVDGASNTLALSEVVVGPNSVTRTMKGNVAVTPGINASPSSPADCWAARGVNGQIDAAVSVTAESYVHRAPGSRWAEGRVFFTGFSTVLPPNSPRCSVADTDGSWGIWTPSSFHPGGVVCGRADGSTQFIAETIDAGDPTSTEVTTGRSPYGVWGALGSINGGETVTLP; this is encoded by the coding sequence ATGTCCGGACCTTCCCGCCGAAGCATGCGCCGGCTGGCATTTACGCTGGTCGAATTGCTGGTCGTGATTGCCATCATTGGCGTCTTAATTGCCTTGCTCTTGCCGGCCGTGCAGCAGGCTCGCGAATCAGCTCGACGGATGCAGTGCTCGAATCGTATGAAGCAGGTCGGGCTGGCGATGCACAACTATCACGACAGTTTCGGAGCCTTCCCCGCTCAGCAGATGCAAGTTCTGCCGAGTCGCCCCAGTGGCTTCGTCGCGCTGCTTCCTTATATCGAACAATACGCCGTTTACGAACGAGCCAAGTCAGCGAGCACGCCCTTTGGCACTGCCGACTGGAACCCTGCCGAGCAGAACACGTCGATCTCTGAACTGTTCTGCCCGTCCGATCCTTACCTCGGCTCGCGGGCCGGCGTGAATGGACGGAAGCCGCGGAGTTATCACTTCTGCGTTGGCGACAGTATCCGCAACAACCACACGACCACCTCGTCGAAGCGAGGGATGTTTGCTCCCGAGGTGAACATGGCGTTCCGTGATCTGGTGGATGGGGCGAGCAACACGCTCGCCTTAAGCGAAGTGGTGGTCGGGCCGAACTCGGTAACGCGAACGATGAAAGGGAACGTCGCCGTGACGCCGGGCATCAACGCCAGTCCTTCGAGCCCGGCTGACTGCTGGGCGGCTCGAGGCGTGAATGGTCAGATCGACGCGGCGGTTTCGGTCACGGCCGAATCGTATGTCCATCGAGCTCCAGGCAGTCGCTGGGCTGAGGGTCGTGTCTTCTTCACGGGATTCAGTACTGTGCTTCCACCGAATTCACCTCGCTGTTCGGTCGCCGATACCGACGGTAGCTGGGGCATCTGGACCCCCAGCAGTTTTCATCCCGGCGGCGTGGTTTGCGGTCGAGCCGATGGTTCGACGCAGTTCATCGCAGAAACGATCGATGCTGGCGATCCGACGTCAACGGAAGTGACCACAGGACGCAGCCCTTACGGAGTTTGGGGTGCTCTTGGTTCGATCAACGGCGGCGAAACGGTAACCCTTCCTTAA
- a CDS encoding dienelactone hydrolase family protein, translated as MRAIATSLAMLLFTVSLAQAEVKTKTIEYRVGDKTFDGYLAYDDSVEGPRPGIVVFHEWWGLNEYAKERTRMLAEQGYVAFAADMYGDGQFVEHPKDAGAMAGKVRANVDEWQKRAVVALDILKAQPQCNPKKLAAIGYCFGGSTALQLGYTGADLDAIATFHAALPTPTEEQAKAIKADVLVCNGADDSFISQESIEAFQGKLKDANVSLNFVNFPGAVHSFTVEDAGKHGNPGMQYNKAADEKSWTLLLDLLKKDLGGK; from the coding sequence ATGCGTGCGATCGCTACCTCGCTGGCCATGTTGCTGTTCACGGTTTCCCTGGCCCAGGCGGAAGTGAAAACGAAGACCATCGAATACCGCGTTGGCGACAAGACCTTCGACGGCTACCTCGCCTACGACGACTCGGTGGAAGGTCCACGACCTGGCATCGTGGTCTTTCATGAATGGTGGGGCCTGAACGAATACGCCAAAGAGCGAACCCGGATGCTGGCCGAACAGGGCTACGTGGCATTCGCGGCCGACATGTATGGCGACGGCCAGTTCGTCGAGCATCCGAAAGACGCTGGTGCGATGGCCGGTAAGGTGCGTGCCAACGTCGACGAGTGGCAAAAGCGTGCCGTCGTCGCGCTCGACATTCTGAAGGCTCAGCCGCAGTGCAATCCGAAGAAGCTCGCCGCCATTGGCTACTGCTTCGGTGGTTCAACCGCACTGCAACTTGGCTACACCGGTGCCGATCTCGATGCGATCGCCACTTTCCATGCTGCCTTGCCGACGCCAACGGAAGAACAAGCCAAGGCGATCAAAGCGGATGTGCTGGTCTGCAACGGAGCCGACGACAGCTTCATTTCGCAGGAATCGATCGAAGCTTTCCAGGGCAAGCTAAAGGATGCGAACGTCTCGTTGAACTTCGTCAACTTCCCAGGCGCCGTGCATAGCTTCACCGTCGAAGACGCCGGCAAGCATGGCAACCCAGGCATGCAGTACAACAAGGCGGCCGACGAAAAGTCGTGGACGCTGCTGTTGGATCTGCTGAAGAAAGACTTGGGCGGAAAATAA
- a CDS encoding cellulase family glycosylhydrolase: MGLRLVALMLVCHLGLTAIAHGQTLRKVQIAENGQDFALAGTDQSFFVWGVNYDHDGDGRLIEDYWDAQWSTVEEDFAEIKSLGANVVRVHLQLGKFMTTADQPNEANLRKLVQLAELAEKTGLYLNLTGLGCYHKADIPAWYDGLPLEQRWQVQSNFWKAIAHACRDQPAVFCYDLMNEPVVSGGGPSDEWLVGEALGGKYFVQRIARAGDLNGRSNQEIAAAWVQKLTEAIRSEDSQTLITIGVIPWAHVWPNAKPLFYSEPVSKHLDFASVHFYPVAGEVDKAITALKIYDIGKPLVIEEFFPLKCSLEEAKDFIDKARPVSDGLTSFYWGKTIEENQSSGEISGAIVAKWLETYRELTSGQTP, encoded by the coding sequence ATGGGTCTTCGCCTAGTTGCCTTGATGCTGGTCTGCCATCTGGGGCTGACCGCCATTGCCCATGGTCAAACGCTGCGAAAGGTGCAGATTGCAGAGAACGGCCAAGACTTTGCACTTGCCGGAACCGATCAGTCCTTCTTCGTCTGGGGCGTCAACTATGATCACGATGGCGACGGCCGGCTGATCGAAGACTACTGGGATGCCCAGTGGTCGACCGTGGAAGAAGACTTCGCCGAAATTAAATCGCTCGGCGCCAACGTCGTCCGGGTGCATCTGCAGTTGGGCAAATTCATGACCACGGCTGACCAGCCGAACGAAGCGAACCTTCGTAAGCTAGTCCAGTTGGCCGAATTGGCTGAAAAGACCGGGCTGTATCTTAATCTCACGGGCCTCGGGTGTTACCACAAAGCGGACATTCCGGCCTGGTATGACGGGCTACCGTTAGAGCAGCGTTGGCAGGTGCAATCCAACTTCTGGAAAGCAATCGCTCATGCATGTCGCGATCAGCCGGCAGTTTTCTGCTACGACTTGATGAACGAACCGGTTGTCAGTGGCGGCGGCCCCAGCGATGAGTGGCTGGTAGGGGAAGCGTTGGGCGGCAAGTATTTCGTCCAGCGAATTGCCCGGGCCGGCGATCTCAACGGACGAAGCAACCAGGAAATCGCCGCCGCGTGGGTGCAGAAGCTGACGGAAGCCATCCGTTCGGAAGATTCCCAAACGCTGATCACGATCGGCGTGATTCCGTGGGCCCATGTTTGGCCCAACGCGAAGCCGCTGTTCTATAGCGAGCCGGTCTCGAAGCACCTCGACTTCGCCAGCGTTCACTTCTATCCCGTTGCGGGGGAAGTCGACAAGGCGATCACCGCCTTGAAGATTTACGACATTGGCAAACCACTGGTAATCGAAGAGTTCTTTCCCTTGAAGTGCTCGCTGGAAGAAGCGAAAGACTTCATCGACAAGGCCAGGCCCGTGAGTGATGGCCTGACCAGTTTCTATTGGGGAAAGACGATCGAAGAAAATCAATCGTCGGGCGAGATCTCAGGAGCGATCGTCGCGAAATGGCTTGAAACCTATCGGGAGTTGACTTCTGGGCAGACACCATGA
- the glgX gene encoding glycogen debranching protein GlgX, translated as MLMVHPHPELQFSHVLPYGAILHERGVRFVVFSRSATAMRLLLYKNVDDREPSEIIDFDRETDRWGDIWSIFIPGLSAGQLYHFQAEGPYNPDEGMLFDGRARLIDPYAKALAGTFQPSDDGIIRPPKCVVVDESFNWEGDRHLKRDLSESIIYEMHVKGFTAHESSDVKNPGTYLGVIEKIPYLKSLGVTAVELMPIHEFPIMDMVTGKTPTRGNYWGYDSMAFFAPHRGYAASKTPGGQVREFKEMVKALHQAGIEVILDVVYNHTCEGNEKGPILSFKGLENQVYYMLANGGREYKNYSGCGNTVNGNHPIVREMIFNSLRHWVHNYHVDGFRFDLASILSRDRNGNLVANPPLVEAIAEDPMLADTKIIAEAWDAAGAYQVGSFANLRWAEWNGRYRDDIRSFWKGEPFKLGALATRLAGSSDLYQAGGRQPYHSINFITSHDGFPMNDLVSYNHKHNEANGEGNRDGDNHNLSYNYGVEGPTKRASTEKIRNQQIKNMFCTLLMSQGVPMILMGDEVRRTQHGNNNAYCQDNEISWLDWKLVKKNDEMRRFVRALIAFRRDQPTVRQKHFLGGFPTGRRGLFDVNWYNNLGTAVDWDSGDSMLTCLFAAPSKDTDPEQFGRDVLLLMNGSASPQQFILPPVAKGTSWRMFVDTAATSPSDVYPDLNGPRPPASGKFVMPERSVRIYVASR; from the coding sequence ATGCTTATGGTTCATCCGCATCCGGAGCTGCAATTTAGTCACGTGCTTCCTTATGGAGCAATCCTGCACGAACGCGGCGTTCGGTTTGTTGTATTCAGCCGTTCCGCCACGGCGATGCGACTCCTACTTTATAAAAACGTCGACGATCGCGAGCCAAGCGAAATCATCGACTTCGATCGCGAAACCGATCGTTGGGGAGACATCTGGAGTATTTTTATTCCAGGGCTCTCGGCTGGACAGCTTTATCACTTCCAAGCCGAAGGACCGTACAACCCTGACGAAGGTATGCTGTTCGACGGTCGCGCACGGTTGATCGATCCTTACGCCAAAGCTTTGGCCGGGACGTTCCAACCATCGGACGACGGTATCATCCGTCCGCCCAAGTGCGTTGTCGTGGATGAAAGCTTCAACTGGGAAGGGGACCGCCATCTCAAGCGGGACCTCAGTGAGTCGATCATCTACGAAATGCACGTGAAAGGTTTCACGGCACACGAGTCGAGCGACGTGAAGAACCCAGGCACCTACCTGGGGGTGATTGAAAAAATTCCGTACCTGAAGTCCCTCGGGGTGACCGCGGTCGAGCTGATGCCGATCCACGAGTTCCCGATCATGGACATGGTCACGGGCAAAACGCCGACGCGAGGCAACTATTGGGGTTACGACTCCATGGCCTTCTTCGCGCCGCACCGTGGATACGCCGCCAGCAAAACGCCTGGTGGTCAGGTCCGCGAATTCAAAGAGATGGTCAAGGCCTTGCACCAGGCCGGCATCGAAGTGATTCTCGACGTGGTTTACAACCACACCTGTGAAGGGAACGAGAAGGGACCGATCCTCAGCTTCAAGGGGCTCGAGAACCAGGTCTATTACATGTTGGCCAACGGCGGCCGCGAGTATAAGAACTACTCCGGTTGCGGTAACACGGTCAACGGTAACCACCCGATCGTTCGCGAGATGATCTTTAACAGCCTGCGTCACTGGGTGCATAACTACCACGTCGACGGTTTCCGTTTCGACCTGGCATCGATCTTGAGTCGCGATCGCAACGGCAACCTGGTGGCCAATCCGCCGCTGGTCGAAGCGATTGCTGAAGACCCGATGCTGGCCGATACGAAGATCATCGCCGAAGCTTGGGACGCCGCCGGTGCGTACCAGGTCGGATCGTTCGCCAACTTGCGTTGGGCAGAATGGAACGGCCGGTACCGCGACGACATCCGTAGCTTCTGGAAGGGTGAACCATTCAAGCTGGGGGCCTTGGCAACTCGCTTGGCCGGTTCGAGCGACCTTTACCAGGCGGGTGGTCGTCAGCCATACCACAGCATTAACTTCATCACGTCGCACGACGGCTTCCCGATGAACGACCTGGTCTCGTACAACCACAAGCACAACGAGGCCAACGGCGAAGGGAACCGCGACGGTGACAACCACAACCTGAGTTACAACTACGGTGTGGAAGGTCCGACCAAGCGGGCCAGCACGGAAAAGATCCGCAACCAGCAGATCAAGAATATGTTCTGCACGTTGCTGATGTCGCAGGGCGTTCCGATGATCCTGATGGGTGACGAAGTTCGTCGTACGCAGCACGGCAATAACAATGCCTACTGCCAGGACAACGAAATTTCGTGGCTCGACTGGAAGTTGGTGAAGAAGAACGACGAAATGCGTCGCTTCGTCCGAGCCTTGATCGCCTTCCGTCGCGACCAGCCAACCGTCCGCCAGAAGCACTTCCTCGGTGGTTTCCCCACCGGTCGACGTGGTCTGTTCGACGTGAACTGGTACAACAATCTCGGCACCGCCGTCGATTGGGACAGTGGCGACTCGATGCTGACCTGTTTGTTTGCAGCACCAAGCAAGGATACCGACCCAGAGCAATTCGGTCGCGACGTCCTGTTGCTGATGAACGGTAGTGCTTCGCCGCAGCAGTTCATTCTGCCGCCAGTTGCCAAGGGAACGAGCTGGCGAATGTTTGTCGACACGGCAGCAACCTCGCCAAGCGACGTTTACCCAGACCTCAATGGGCCACGCCCACCCGCTTCGGGCAAGTTCGTCATGCCAGAACGAAGCGTGCGAATCTACGTTGCCTCCCGGTAA
- the purM gene encoding phosphoribosylformylglycinamidine cyclo-ligase, giving the protein MAKATYKDAGVDLDVYAESMSRLPRLVKRTFSPRVMQLDGGFAGLFKLDFDNALFARKYEDPVLISCTDGVGTKIKLAIDSGKHDTVGIDLVAMCVNDAICCGAEPLFFLDYVAMGKDDPELLEQLVTGITNGCIDSDCALIGGETAIMPDLYKVGDYDMAGFCVGVADRKNLIDGKAIADGDVVLGISSSGVHSNGFSLVRKVVFDIAGLQLDDHIEALGGTVGETLLTPTKVYVRPVRQVLAHYKIKNVVHGIAHITGGGLQENLERILPKNVDVEIKKGSWPQLPVFPWLQELGEIEDAEMGRVFNMGIGLVVIVSSYYAASVQKMLDEGGCDVFEIGKVTSGSGKVEIV; this is encoded by the coding sequence ATGGCAAAAGCCACCTACAAAGATGCCGGCGTCGATTTAGACGTATACGCAGAATCGATGTCCCGACTGCCGCGATTGGTGAAACGAACCTTCTCGCCTCGGGTTATGCAGTTGGATGGCGGCTTTGCCGGGCTGTTCAAGCTTGACTTCGATAACGCCCTGTTCGCCCGCAAGTACGAAGACCCTGTTCTGATCTCTTGCACGGATGGTGTCGGTACCAAGATCAAGCTGGCGATCGATAGCGGCAAACACGACACCGTGGGGATCGACCTGGTCGCCATGTGCGTCAACGATGCCATCTGCTGCGGGGCCGAACCCCTCTTCTTTCTGGATTACGTTGCCATGGGCAAAGACGATCCAGAACTGCTCGAACAATTGGTCACCGGGATCACCAACGGCTGTATCGACAGCGACTGTGCGTTGATCGGTGGCGAAACAGCCATCATGCCCGACTTGTACAAAGTGGGGGACTACGACATGGCTGGCTTCTGTGTCGGGGTTGCCGACCGTAAGAATCTGATCGACGGCAAAGCGATTGCCGATGGCGACGTGGTGCTTGGTATCTCGTCCAGCGGCGTCCATTCCAATGGATTCAGCCTGGTCCGGAAAGTGGTCTTCGATATCGCCGGCCTCCAGTTGGACGACCATATCGAAGCCCTTGGTGGCACCGTGGGCGAAACCTTGCTGACGCCAACCAAGGTCTACGTTCGTCCGGTTCGCCAGGTCTTGGCGCACTATAAGATCAAGAATGTCGTGCATGGCATCGCCCACATCACGGGGGGTGGCCTGCAAGAGAACCTCGAGCGTATTCTGCCGAAGAATGTCGACGTCGAGATCAAAAAGGGAAGCTGGCCCCAGCTGCCAGTCTTCCCGTGGCTGCAGGAACTGGGCGAAATCGAAGACGCCGAAATGGGACGCGTCTTCAACATGGGTATCGGCCTGGTGGTGATCGTCAGCAGCTACTATGCGGCCAGCGTTCAAAAGATGCTGGACGAAGGTGGCTGCGATGTCTTCGAGATCGGCAAAGTCACCTCAGGCAGTGGCAAGGTCGAGATTGTCTAG